The genomic region GTGGGTTCAAATCCCTCATCGCCCATAATAAAAACAAGGGTATACGAATTTCACTTTTTAGGTCATAATGTAGTTTTTTCAGAGCCTTAAACTATACCCTTGGTTTCTCCACTATTTGATTCCAAGCCGAAGGTGAGGGGTTCTTTCGTCTTCCTTGGTTAAGAAGTGTTACATAAAAACGCTAAAGTTGCTCAATCCAGTTTAATTCTAATGACAATTTCAGGTTTAATAAAGTTATTGCTAACTTACACTCTATTTTTTATATAATATTCAAATGAAGCGATTCTGGATAGTTTTAACAGTGATGTTGCCTACCTTTATTGAGATTCTTGATACAACAATAAATAATGTTGCATTGAGGCACATTCAGGGAAGTCTTTCAGCTGGAGTTGATGAGTCAACATGGATTATTACTTCCTATCTTGTTTCAAATGCCATTGTAATTCCAATGGCTGGATGGTTAAGCAGAGTTTTTGGAAGAAAAAACTATCTGATTTTTTCAATAGCTCTTTTTACAATTTCCTCTTTTTTATGTGGAACAGCGTGGAGTCTTACATCTTTAATATTGTTTAGAGTTCTTCAGGGAATTGGCGGTGGAGGACTTCAGCCTTTAAGTCAGAGTATACTTCTTGAAACATTTCCAAAGGAAAAATACGGCGCAGCAATGGCAATTTATGGAATGGGAATAATAATGGCACCAATACTTGGTCCAATTGTTGGAGGCTGGATTGCTGATAATTTTTCATGGAGATGGATTTATTATATAAACATTCCTGTTGGTATCATATCCATTTTGATGACCTATCTTGTTATAGAGGACCCTCATTATTTGAAAAAGAAAGAAAAACTGAAAATTGATTATCCTGGGATTATTTTTTTAGCATTGGGCATTGGATGTCTTCAGGTAATGCTTGATAAAGGCGAAAGAGAAGACTGGTTTGAATCAAAATTTATAATCACTCTATTTGTGGTAAGTATTGTAAGTCTTATAGCTCTTTTATGGTGGGAGCTAAAGCGAGCAGAACATCCTATTGTTAATTTCAGACTTTTTAAAGATAAAAACTTTTTTTTCGGAAATCTCGTAATGTTTTTTACCTTTATCAATCTTTTCGGAAGTATTATTCTTTTGCCAATCTATGTTCAGAATTTAATGGGATATACAGCATTTTTAGCAGGATTGGTTCTTGGACCTGCAGGAATTATTCAGTTTATAGCTTTCCCAATAAGTGGAAAAATCGTTGACAGGATAAATCCCAAGATACCCCTTGCATTTGGAATAATTATGTGTGCCTACTCAACTCATCTTATG from Thermodesulfovibrio sp. 3907-1M harbors:
- a CDS encoding DHA2 family efflux MFS transporter permease subunit gives rise to the protein MKRFWIVLTVMLPTFIEILDTTINNVALRHIQGSLSAGVDESTWIITSYLVSNAIVIPMAGWLSRVFGRKNYLIFSIALFTISSFLCGTAWSLTSLILFRVLQGIGGGGLQPLSQSILLETFPKEKYGAAMAIYGMGIIMAPILGPIVGGWIADNFSWRWIYYINIPVGIISILMTYLVIEDPHYLKKKEKLKIDYPGIIFLALGIGCLQVMLDKGEREDWFESKFIITLFVVSIVSLIALLWWELKRAEHPIVNFRLFKDKNFFFGNLVMFFTFINLFGSIILLPIYVQNLMGYTAFLAGLVLGPAGIIQFIAFPISGKIVDRINPKIPLAFGIIMCAYSTHLMSLFNLQAGFWDFVYPRAVLALGMAFVITPLAAMTVAYIPKEKMQDATPLNGVIRNIGGSVGTAIVTTIVSQRAQFHQFRLIENLTPYDIPYQIAIEKLNEYLQPRALLPPEGAIYKELIRQAQAIAFNEAFWILSVGMISMLLTIMFFRRPIYKKKGGSPDVVH